In Actinomycetota bacterium, a genomic segment contains:
- a CDS encoding acetyltransferase yields MEGLKMGSMHAVIIGAGGHAVSVAETVRSAGYELRGFTSTDDFGSTLLGLPVTADLPADHLESGGSVIIAIGDNATREAVWTRLSSIVSIDQLPAVCHKSAVIAPSAQLSPGAVVMQGVIVANQARIGVGALLNTGSILEHESSLGDFASLAPRAVTGGRVIVGARSAISIGAVLKHGLTIGEDTVVGGSSYLDRDLPSGVVAYGVPARVVRSRERGDAYLG; encoded by the coding sequence ATGGAAGGACTGAAGATGGGCTCCATGCATGCCGTGATCATCGGTGCCGGCGGACACGCTGTGAGCGTCGCCGAGACAGTCCGCTCTGCAGGCTATGAATTGCGTGGCTTCACCAGCACAGATGACTTCGGCTCTACTCTGCTTGGGCTGCCCGTCACGGCCGACCTTCCCGCTGATCACTTGGAGTCGGGTGGGTCAGTGATCATTGCCATTGGTGACAACGCCACGCGCGAAGCGGTATGGACGCGGCTGTCTTCCATTGTCTCGATTGATCAGCTGCCTGCCGTGTGCCACAAGTCGGCAGTCATCGCGCCAAGCGCGCAGCTGTCGCCAGGAGCCGTAGTCATGCAAGGCGTGATCGTGGCCAATCAGGCCCGCATTGGCGTGGGCGCCCTGCTGAACACCGGATCGATACTTGAGCACGAGTCCAGTCTGGGCGACTTTGCATCCCTTGCCCCTCGTGCCGTCACCGGCGGCCGCGTCATCGTCGGTGCCCGCTCGGCGATCTCAATCGGAGCAGTGCTCAAGCATGGCCTCACCATTGGAGAGGACACAGTGGTCGGTGGATCCAGCTATCTGGACCGCGATCTGCCTTCTGGTGTCGTCGCATATGGAGTTCCTGCGCGCGTGGTCCGGTCGCGCGAACGAGGGGATGCGTATCTTGGGTAG
- a CDS encoding sugar transferase — protein MKGWYSAFGKRLFDLIAGLILFVLTLPLLAITGLLVRLKLGRPVLFRQERPGKGGRSFTLAKFRTMLPATSHSVTSQDDAERMTGFGRVLRSTSLDELPELYSVIKGDMSLVGPRPLLTEYLPRYSQEQARRHDVRPGLTGLAQVSGRNAVNWPERLAMDVWYVDNLSLKLDLSILWRTVRAVVRREGTSAEGQATMAPFQGNEQE, from the coding sequence ATGAAAGGCTGGTACTCAGCATTCGGCAAACGCCTCTTTGACCTGATCGCCGGGCTCATCCTGTTCGTGCTGACCCTCCCCCTTCTGGCCATCACGGGCTTGCTCGTGCGCCTGAAGCTGGGCCGTCCAGTGCTGTTCAGGCAGGAACGACCAGGCAAGGGCGGGCGCAGCTTCACCTTGGCGAAATTCCGCACCATGCTGCCTGCCACTTCCCACAGCGTCACAAGTCAGGACGATGCCGAACGCATGACCGGATTCGGCCGCGTCCTGCGCTCGACCAGCCTTGACGAACTTCCCGAGCTCTACTCGGTCATCAAGGGGGACATGAGTCTGGTGGGACCACGCCCGCTGCTCACTGAATACCTCCCCCGCTATTCACAAGAACAGGCCCGAAGGCATGACGTGCGTCCCGGACTCACCGGACTGGCCCAGGTCAGCGGCCGCAACGCGGTGAACTGGCCCGAACGGCTGGCGATGGACGTCTGGTACGTCGACAACCTCTCGCTCAAGCTTGATCTGTCAATCCTGTGGCGCACTGTGCGGGCGGTCGTGAGGCGCGAGGGCACCTCTGCTGAAGGGCAGGCCACTATGGCGCCCTTCCAAGGCAATGAGCAGGAGTAA
- a CDS encoding glycosyltransferase family 4 protein — translation MAARVIVFGLTVPMSLTLQGNRFAMLADAGCEVHVVLGEPLAENSVVDARVQVHVIEMTRSISPVSDIKSLLAWRRFLKGLGPSHVIGATPKAAFLSMLAARGAKVPNRIMEVWGGRWDGFQGSRAWLLRITDKMAMAAATEVIAVSDSLADLVVSAGLSKHRPIVLGYGATQGVDLHRFHVAEVPAESSVGFLGRIAADKGIEDLRAVMALVHQRLPEVQLRIAGDFDSADPIDVHTREWLETDPRVTLIGHVADVPQFLRSLSVLCFPSRREGLPNAVIEASASEVPVVGWDVTGTRDAIIDGQTGSLVPLGDIAQLADRICALMSDPQFRAEQGRAARALMAQRFEAGLVQAAFVQHLLGDQGVSAA, via the coding sequence ATGGCTGCGCGTGTGATCGTCTTTGGCCTCACTGTTCCGATGAGTCTGACTCTCCAGGGCAATCGTTTCGCCATGCTCGCAGACGCAGGCTGTGAGGTGCATGTGGTACTTGGTGAGCCGTTGGCGGAGAACTCCGTTGTGGACGCACGAGTTCAGGTGCACGTGATCGAGATGACCCGCTCGATCTCACCAGTATCCGACATCAAGAGCCTGCTGGCCTGGCGCAGATTCCTCAAAGGCCTTGGTCCAAGCCATGTGATTGGTGCAACACCGAAGGCCGCTTTCCTTTCGATGCTTGCAGCCCGAGGCGCCAAGGTTCCGAATCGGATCATGGAGGTGTGGGGTGGCAGGTGGGATGGCTTCCAGGGAAGCCGTGCTTGGCTCCTGCGAATCACCGACAAGATGGCGATGGCGGCTGCCACGGAGGTCATCGCGGTATCGGATTCTCTTGCGGATCTGGTTGTGAGTGCCGGACTGAGCAAGCACCGGCCCATCGTGCTTGGCTATGGCGCAACTCAGGGAGTGGATCTGCATCGCTTTCATGTCGCTGAAGTTCCCGCAGAGTCCAGTGTTGGTTTTCTTGGGCGCATCGCAGCGGATAAGGGCATTGAGGATCTGCGTGCCGTCATGGCTCTTGTGCACCAGCGCCTGCCGGAAGTGCAGCTTCGCATCGCTGGGGATTTTGACAGCGCTGATCCGATCGATGTGCACACTCGAGAGTGGCTGGAGACTGACCCGCGCGTGACGCTGATCGGTCACGTCGCGGATGTTCCGCAGTTCCTGCGCAGCCTCAGTGTGCTGTGCTTTCCGAGTCGGCGTGAAGGCTTGCCAAACGCCGTGATTGAAGCCTCGGCATCAGAAGTGCCAGTCGTTGGCTGGGACGTCACGGGTACTCGCGATGCGATCATCGACGGGCAAACCGGGTCACTGGTGCCACTTGGCGACATCGCTCAGCTGGCCGATCGCATCTGTGCACTGATGAGTGATCCGCAATTTCGGGCCGAGCAGGGTCGTGCCGCGCGTGCCTTGATGGCCCAGCGATTTGAAGCTGGCCTCGTGCAGGCAGCATTCGTCCAGCATCTACTCGGTGATCAAGGCGTAAGTGCGGCGTAG
- a CDS encoding nucleoside-diphosphate sugar epimerase/dehydratase, producing the protein MRSSKWLQHRLLQAGWDAFSWIIGVPIALVLRYDFEPPRNAIIIGLIAGALAAILHVVTGSIFHLYRGRYVVGSFDEVLGVTLVTIFVGVVGSALAFILPATEFPRSTFILATGIAGASMLGARFIWRSARQQTALRREGSRTLIYGAGDAGSQIATLMLADRGGAFQPVGFLDDDPNKQHLRRAGLRTLGSIDDLEKIVATHDIDVVLVAIAQVTAPRLQELDRRCTTLGVRVQVIPTASEIVGGAVKLGDISDVTEEDLMGRRPIRTDEGQITDFIRGRRVLVTGAGGSIGSELARQLMRYSPGRLLLLDRDESGLHALQLTLDGSGTLTSPDLILADIRDEQRLLEIFQEVRPEMVFHAAALKHLPLLERFPHEAIQTNVLGTRNVLAAAVATGVQVFANISTDKAADPTSVLGYSKLITERLTSGMPAKQDTKYVSVRFGNVLGSRGSVIETFRYQIEHGGPVTVTDERVTRYFMTVSEAVHLVLQASVLGGHGETLILDMGTPVRIADVARQMIHRSGRDVGIKFTGLRPGEKLDEVLVASHESAERPLHPLISHTTVAATSFAAIAQISAASDAYTILKELATDASDG; encoded by the coding sequence GTGAGAAGTAGCAAGTGGCTGCAGCATCGTCTGCTGCAAGCTGGTTGGGATGCCTTCTCCTGGATCATCGGTGTGCCAATCGCTCTGGTGCTTCGCTACGACTTCGAGCCGCCGCGCAATGCGATCATCATCGGCCTGATTGCTGGCGCCCTCGCTGCAATTCTTCATGTGGTGACGGGATCGATCTTCCATCTCTATCGCGGTCGCTATGTAGTCGGCTCGTTCGATGAAGTACTGGGCGTCACTCTCGTCACGATCTTTGTTGGTGTTGTCGGTAGCGCACTGGCCTTCATCCTGCCAGCGACGGAATTTCCGCGTTCAACATTCATCCTGGCCACCGGTATCGCGGGCGCAAGCATGCTGGGAGCGCGGTTCATCTGGCGAAGCGCAAGGCAGCAAACGGCCTTGCGGCGCGAGGGTTCTCGCACGCTGATCTATGGCGCGGGCGATGCCGGATCTCAGATTGCCACCTTGATGCTTGCTGACCGTGGCGGCGCGTTTCAACCAGTCGGCTTCCTGGATGATGACCCAAACAAGCAGCACCTGCGCAGAGCAGGCTTGCGCACCCTTGGCAGCATTGATGATCTCGAGAAGATCGTTGCAACACATGACATTGACGTAGTACTCGTTGCTATTGCGCAAGTGACTGCGCCTCGGCTTCAGGAACTTGACCGTAGATGCACCACTCTCGGCGTTCGAGTGCAGGTGATTCCGACAGCCTCCGAGATTGTCGGCGGCGCGGTGAAGCTCGGCGATATCTCCGATGTGACTGAGGAAGACCTCATGGGCAGACGGCCGATCCGCACCGATGAAGGTCAGATCACTGACTTCATTCGCGGACGCCGAGTGCTGGTCACCGGTGCCGGCGGATCGATCGGTTCAGAGCTTGCTCGCCAGTTAATGCGCTACTCACCCGGACGACTGCTGCTGCTGGATCGCGATGAATCCGGGCTGCACGCTCTGCAACTGACTCTTGATGGCAGCGGCACACTCACCTCGCCCGATCTGATCCTGGCCGACATCCGTGACGAGCAGCGCCTGCTGGAGATCTTCCAGGAGGTGCGACCTGAAATGGTCTTTCATGCCGCCGCTCTCAAGCACCTGCCACTGCTCGAACGCTTCCCGCATGAGGCCATTCAGACCAATGTGCTCGGCACGCGCAATGTGCTGGCAGCAGCTGTTGCTACCGGCGTGCAGGTATTCGCCAACATCTCCACGGACAAAGCGGCCGATCCGACCAGCGTGCTCGGCTACAGCAAGCTCATAACCGAACGGCTCACGTCAGGCATGCCAGCCAAACAGGACACGAAGTACGTCTCTGTCCGATTCGGAAATGTGCTCGGCTCACGCGGATCAGTCATCGAGACCTTCCGCTATCAGATTGAGCACGGGGGCCCAGTCACGGTCACCGATGAACGTGTCACGCGCTACTTCATGACCGTCAGCGAGGCAGTTCACTTGGTCCTGCAGGCATCGGTGCTCGGGGGGCACGGCGAGACACTCATCTTGGATATGGGAACACCAGTGCGCATCGCTGATGTTGCGCGACAGATGATCCATCGATCAGGTCGCGATGTCGGCATCAAATTCACTGGTTTGCGTCCGGGCGAGAAGCTGGACGAAGTGCTCGTTGCATCCCACGAGAGTGCCGAGCGACCATTGCATCCCCTCATTTCGCATACGACAGTGGCCGCAACCAGCTTCGCTGCGATCGCCCAGATCAGTGCGGCCTCCGATGCCTACACAATTCTCAAAGAGCTGGCCACTGACGCCAGTGATGGCTAG
- a CDS encoding aminotransferase class I/II-fold pyridoxal phosphate-dependent enzyme, which yields MRERIYLSSPQVTETEIEYVTAALRSGWVAPLGPDVDAFEAEMCAFANIGHAVALSSGTAALHLGLLALGVNPGDDVIVPTLTFAATAFAVHHAGARPVFLDSEEQSWNLDPQLLDEVLSARAASGNLPAAIITVDLFGRTCDYAAITQIAAKFEVPILEDAAEALGSSCNGVHAGAFGRAGIFSFNGNKVMTTSGGGMFVTDDPALASRVRYLSTQAREPLPWYEHKEIGYNYRLSNVLAALGRGQLSRLDEMITRRVANRAQYALSLGGIDGVAVVMDPPWGPGNAWLTNIRFDSALHPGAPEAIRLALETLNIESRPVWKPMHQQPVFAAAESHLTGAADRIFADGLCLPSGPNVTQADIELVCESIIGVLHP from the coding sequence ATGCGTGAGCGCATCTACCTCTCATCGCCGCAGGTCACCGAGACTGAGATCGAGTACGTCACCGCTGCCCTGCGCAGCGGCTGGGTCGCTCCGCTGGGCCCAGATGTTGACGCCTTTGAGGCGGAGATGTGTGCCTTCGCAAACATCGGCCACGCCGTCGCCCTGTCTTCAGGGACAGCAGCACTTCATCTGGGCCTGCTGGCCCTCGGTGTCAACCCCGGTGATGACGTCATCGTGCCGACCCTTACCTTCGCCGCCACGGCATTCGCGGTGCATCACGCCGGCGCACGTCCGGTCTTCCTGGACTCCGAGGAGCAGAGCTGGAATCTGGATCCGCAACTGCTGGATGAAGTCCTGAGTGCGCGGGCAGCTTCTGGGAATCTGCCGGCGGCAATCATCACCGTGGATCTGTTTGGGCGCACATGCGATTACGCCGCCATCACCCAGATCGCGGCAAAGTTTGAGGTACCCATTCTTGAAGATGCAGCCGAAGCCCTGGGCTCATCGTGCAATGGCGTCCATGCCGGTGCGTTCGGAAGGGCGGGGATCTTCTCCTTCAACGGCAACAAGGTGATGACCACCAGTGGTGGCGGAATGTTCGTGACGGACGACCCTGCACTGGCGAGCAGGGTGCGCTACTTGTCCACTCAGGCGCGCGAGCCGCTGCCTTGGTATGAGCACAAGGAGATTGGCTACAACTACCGACTCAGCAACGTGCTTGCCGCCCTTGGTCGCGGTCAGCTCTCCCGCCTGGACGAAATGATCACACGCCGCGTTGCCAACCGCGCGCAGTACGCCCTCTCCCTTGGCGGTATCGATGGCGTTGCAGTGGTCATGGATCCACCTTGGGGCCCAGGAAACGCCTGGCTGACCAATATTCGATTTGACTCGGCACTGCATCCGGGAGCTCCTGAGGCCATTCGATTGGCTCTGGAAACCCTGAACATCGAGTCGCGTCCGGTGTGGAAGCCGATGCACCAGCAGCCAGTCTTCGCAGCTGCGGAGTCACATCTCACTGGTGCGGCAGATCGGATCTTCGCTGATGGCCTGTGCCTGCCAAGTGGGCCCAATGTGACCCAGGCCGACATCGAGCTCGTCTGCGAAAGCATCATCGGAGTGCTGCACCCATGA